GTCCAGCAAATGAAAAATACCCAGAAAGTATGAGTTGTGTGGGCAGAAGGGACTCATGATCCGTCTCAATGCACAAGTGGGTTCACAATTAGAGTGATCCACGTGAGGATTCCACCTCTTTGTGAATTCATAAAACTGGCAGAACCAGTAAAGAAGTGTAGAGTCAGGTGTGCCCCTCCCGATTCACCCAGTTCCCTCCCTGTGAtggagaaccagccctgtacataTGAGACACGAGAGCTCCcaaagggcaggaggtgatattTAATAAAAGGTAATTAAAGGCACCTCCTGGTCTGTGAGCAGCCGACAACCTCCCTCATCCACAGAACCCGAGAGCCAGGAGGCTCCATGAGTGCAGCCATCAGAGGTACTAACTCTGCAGAAGACCATCCTgctacatctgtccatccagctcTTGTCCATCTCACTTCCTCTCACTCTGTCTGGCACCAGCTCCTACCCCTCCATCTCACACTCTATATCAATCTCCCCTGCTCCCTGTCCATCTATCCCTCATGTTCTCTTTCACTCTCTCTCCATCTCGCTCCAGctctctatccatccatctctTGATTTCTATTTATTTTGCACCCAGTCTCTATCAAtccatctctcactcatgctctctgTCCATTCATCTCTCGCTCTGTCTCCATCCCACTTCCTCTCTCTCTATCCATCTTGCACCCACTTTCTATCCATCCAACTCCAGCCGTCCATCTCTTGCtctctctatccatccatccatcttgcTCCCAGTCTATTTCTAAGGTGCTctctacatacagtgggatgcgaaagtttgggcaaccttgttaatcatcatgattttcctgtataaatcgttggttgttacgataaaaaatgtcagttaaatatatcatataggagacacacacagtgatagttgagaagtgaaattaagtttattggatttacagaaagtgtgctataattgtttaaccacttcccatctgggccctttgcccccttcctgaccaggccaaattttgcaaaactgacatatctcactttatgtggtaataactttggaacgcctttatttatccaagtcattcagagattgttttctcgtgacacattgtacttcatgatagtcataaatttgagtcaaaatatttcacctttatttatgaaaaaatcccaaatttacccaaaaatttgaaaaattcgcaattttctaaatttcaatttctctgcttttaaaacagaaagtgatacctcataaaatatttattatttaacattccccatatgtctactttatgttggcatcattttggaaatgtcattttatttttttaggacgttagaaggcttagaagtttagaaggaattcttcaaatttttaagaaaattgccaaaatccactttataaggaccagttcaggtctgaagtcaatttgtggggcctacatagtggatacccccataaatgaccccattgtagaaactacacccctcaaggtattcaaaaccgattttacaaactttgttaaccctttaggcgttccacaagaattaaaggaaaatggagatcaaattttaaaatttcacttttttggcagattttccattttaatcaatttttttctaaaattgaaaaaaactcaatatttattacccagattctgcggtttacagaaacaccccacatgtggtcataaactgctgtatgggcacacggcagggcgcagaagaaaaggaactccacatggtttttagatgccatgtcccatttgaagccccctgatgcacccttacagtagaaactcccaagaagtgaccccattttggaaactaggggataaggtgccagttttattagtactatttttgggtacatatgattttttgatcattcattataacactttatggggcaaggtgaccaaaaaattggttgttttagcacagtttctatttatttatttttacagcgttcacctgaggggttcagtcaagtgacatttttatagagcagattgttacggacgtggcgatacctaatatgtatactttttctcatttattaaagttttacacaataatagcatttttgaaacaaaaaaattatgttttaatgtgtccatgttctgagagctatagtttttttattttttgagagattttcttatgtagggggctcattttttgcgggatgaggtgacggttttattggtactattttgtgggacatacgcgtttttgatcacttggtgttgcaccttttgtgatgcaaggtgacaaaaattgcttgttttgacagtttttttttttttttacggtgttcacccgaggggttaggtcatgtgatacttttatagagctggtttttacggacgcggcgatacctaataggtctattttattttttctatttttaattttttttttttattccttacttgggaacttttttttttacatgtgaaactttattttattttattttttcaaccctttatttttttttatttttttttacacttttcgtcccccataaggtcatacaagacctctggggacatttgcttcactttttcttttttttttcacagttgatttctcctgtaactggggctgacatagtagccccagttacaggacaaatgcacccctatagaggctgtacagcagcaatcctgcgctgtacagcctcacagcagggctgatcgaggtctctgagagacctcacacagctcctgcacactccggtcacggcggtcacttgaccgccgggccggaacaggaagcgctgtgcgcttccttctctgcagacacagcgctcggtgagcgctgtgtctgcagcgatcgtgaaggcagggacacctgggcactgtccctgcctcctctctgggttgccctgctgtcactgacagcgggcaacccgatcagcagctgcacgattagcgtgcagctgctatttctgacaggacgttctaaaacgtgctgtcagaaatagacgtccacccataggacgtttatatcctatgggcggacgtgaggcggttaaacacaattaggcaggtgcataaattagggcaccacaaaaaagaaatgaaatcaatattctgtagatcctccttttgcagaaattacagcctctaaacgcttcttgtaggttccaatgagagtctggattctggttgaaggtattttggaccattcctctttacaaaacatctttagttcattcaggtttgatggcttccgagcatggacagctctctttaagtcataccacagattttcaattatattcaggtctggggactgagagggccattccagaacgttgtacttgttcctctgcataaatgccttagtggattttgagcagtgtttagggtcgttgtcttgttgaaagatccagccccggcgcagcttcagctttgtcactgattcctggacattggtctccagaatctgctgatactgagtggaatccatgcgtccctcaactttgacaagattcccagtccctgcactggccacacagccccacagcatgatggaaccaccaccatattttactgtaggtagcaggtgtttttcttggaatgctgtgttctttttcctccatgcataacgccccttgttatggccaaataactcaattttagtttcatcagtccacagcaccttattccaaaatgaagctggcttgtccaaatgtgctttagcccacctcaagcggcactttttgtgctgtgggcggagaaaaggcttcctctgcatcactctcgcatacagcatctccttgtgtaaagtgcgccgaatggttgaatgatgcacagtgactccatctgcagcaagatgatgttgtaggtctttggtgctggtctgtgggttgactctgactgttctcaccattcgtcgcttctgtctatccgagatttttattggtctgccacttcgagccttaacttgaactgagcctgtggtcttccatttcctcaatatgttcctaagtgtggaaacagaagctggaatctctgagacagctttctgtatccttcccctaaaccatgatggtgaacaatctttgtcttcaggtcatttgagagttgttttgagacccccatgttgctactcttcagagaaaattaaaagaggatggaaacttacaattgacccccttaaatactctctcatatttggattcacctgtgtatgtaggtcaggggtcactgagcctaCCAAGCCAATttaagttccaataattagttctaaaggttttggaatcaataaaattacaacagtgcccaaatttatgcacctgcctaattttgtttaaacaattatagcacactttctgtaaatccaataaacttcatttcacttctcaaatatcactgtgtgtgtctcctatatgatatacttaactgacattttttatcgtaacagccaacgatttatacaggaaaatcatgacgattaacaaggttgcccaaactttcgcatcccactgtatatagataTCCATCTCACACTCGCTATCCATCATCTATCTTCctctctatccatccatctcatTCCTGTTCCCTATCAATCCACGTGACTTACTCCAATTCTCTGTCCATCTTTCACTCTATCTATCCATCATTTGCTCACTGTCTCTACCCTTCACTTGTTCTTGctctctatccatccatctctcgCTCCTGCTCTCTCTTCATCCATCTACCCAACTTGCTCATGCTCTCTATCTGTCCATCAATTGCTCactcactctctctctctatccATCTTGCATTGGGTCTCTACCCATCCATCTTACTTGCtctctctatccatccatctctcgTTCTTGCCATCACCAATCTTGCTTGCTCCTTCTCTCCATCTTATTCTTGctctctatccatccatctctcgCTGCTTCTCTCTATTCATCCATGTCTCGCTCCTtctctctatctatccatctctcgCTGCTTCTCTCTATTCATCCATGTCTCGCTCCTTCTCTCTATCCATCCATGTCTCGCTCCTTCTCTCTATCCATCCATGTCTCGCTCCTtctctctatccatccatctctcgCTCCTTCTCTCTATTCATCCATGTCTCGCTCCTtctctctatccatccatctctcgCTCCTTCTCTCTATTCATCCATGTCTCGCTCCTTCTCTCTATCCATCCATGTCTCGCTCCTTCTCTCTATCCATCCATGTCTCGCTCCTTCTCTCTGTCCATCCATCTCTCGCTCCTTCTCTCTGTCCATCCATGTCTCGCTCCTTCTCTCTATCCATCCATGTCTCGCTCCTtctctctatccatccatctctcACTCTTGCTCTCTATTCATCCATGTCTCGCTCCTtctctctatccatccatctaccaAACTTGCTCATGCTCTCTATCTGTCCATAAAATGCTCACTCACTCTCTCTATCCATCTTGCATTGGGTCTCTACCCATCCATCTTACTTGCtctctctatccatccatctctcgTTCTTGCCATCACCAATCTTGCTCGCTCCTTCTCTCCATCTTATTCTTGctctctatccatccatctctcgCTGCTTCTCTCTATTCATCCATGTCTCGCTCCTtctctctatccatccatctctcgCTGCTTCTCTCTATTCATCCATGTCTCGCTCCTTCTCTCTATCCATCCATGTCTCGCTCCTtctctctatccatccatctctcgCTCCTTCTCTCTATTCATCCATGTCTCGCTCCTtctctctatccatccatctctcgCTCCTTCTCTCTATTCATCCATGTCTCGCTCCTTCTCTCTATCCATCCATGTCTCGCTCCTTCTCTCTATCCATCCATGTCTCGCTCCTTCTCTCTATCCATCCATGTCTCGCTCCTTCTCTCTGTCCATCCATCTCTCGCTCCTTCTCTCTGTCCATCCATGTCTCGCTCCTTCTCTCTATCCATCCATGTCTCGCTCCTtctctctatccatccatctctcACTCTTGCTCTCTATTCATCCATGTCTCGCTCCTtctctctatccatccatctaccaAACTTGCTCATGCTCTCTATCTGTCCATAAAATGCTCACTCACTCTCTCTATCCATCTTGCATTGGGTCTCTACCCATCCATCTTACTTGCtctctctatccatccatctctcgTTCTTGCCATCACCAATCTTGCTCGCTCCTTCTCTCCATCTTATTCTTGctctctatccatccatctctcgCTCCTTCTCTCTATTCATCCATGTCTCGCTCCTTCTCTCTATCCATCCATGTCTCACTCTTGCTCTCTATTCATCCATGTCTCGCTCCTtctctctatccatccatctctcgCTCTCTATTCATCCATGTCTCGCTCCTtctctctatccatccatctctcACTCTTGCTCTCTATTCATCCATGTCTCGCTCCTtctctctatccatccatctctcACTCTTGCTCTCTATTCATCCATGTCTCGCTCCTTCTCTCTATCCATCTCTCGCTCCTTCTCTCTATTCATCCATGTCTCGCTCCTtctctctatccatccatctctcACTCTTGCTCTCTATTGATCCATGTCTCGCTCCTtctctctatccatccatctctTACTCTTGctctctatccatccatctaccaAACTTGCTCATGCTCCTCTCTATCTGTCCATCAATTATTCACTCACTCACTCTCTCCATCTTGCATTGGGTCTCTACCCATCCATCTTACTTGCtctctctatccatccatctcaCTCTAGCTCTCTGTCCTTGGAATTACAAGTGCCCTAACCCAGCGgtagggggcagtagagagcggaTACGTACATCAGGTTACTTAGTGACACGGGAACCATCTGATGCGCTTGGTGGTGCTGTTGTTGATGCCAGGTGGACATGTTGCCTAATGACAAGGTTCCTGGAGAGCTGAACGTGGAGAGCGATGCCAAGTCTGCACTGGTCAGCTGGTAGTCTGCAAGAAGACAATCAGTAAGAGCAGGTCAGGAAGAGGTCTCCACAAAACATGGGCAGATGCTGCCATCCTGAAGGGCAGAAGACAGACAGTATTTTCTTAATATCACCTTAGAGGGGTTCCCCAGATCTGGGTATATGAAGCCTAATCAGTGGGTAACGCGTAGCTCTGCACCTTGTGTTTCAGTTCCTCGCcattttcaaaatctctgcttgctgtcagtaaatgcAATATAAGCACAGCCTGGAGTCGAGGAGTTTACCTCAGCTAGGCCAGGGCAGTTTTCAGTTGCCAAATGTAAGTATGTCTCTATTCACCGACATGACAAAGAGATCTTGAAAACGGCAAGGAGTGAAAACACACATAAAATGccccccaatttttttatttatcagaATGTATGGGGCCCACTGCAGGAATGTTCCACTGCTTCCTATGGGGGGCCTCCCGTGGCATAGATCTGGTGACCCTACGGTTTATCTCAGCACTCTCATGTAATCCACAAGCGATAAAGAAATAAAAGCGGGCAGAGAAATGGGGGGTGAAAGCCAGAGGCCTCCTAAATGACACAAACACGTGTAGGCCTTCTCATCCGTGACGGAAAGACACATGTGCTACAGGAAGGTCGCACGGGTCATCCTGCTTCCTAATACAGGAGCTGACCAGCAGAGAGTGCTGTAGGCAATCCTATGAGATGTTATGCTCTGGCCGTTTACTAGGCTGATCTACGTGGCCATCATGCGTGACTTTCTTTAGACTGCACCCTCCATCCCTCGCCATGTGACGATGACATCTCACACAGGATCTAGTAGGTCCAGCTCGGGTGTAAGAGAGACCCCAACGACCCCACTCCAAATTGTGACAATTAGAGGGCACAGAGACAGCCATAGGCACTTGACGATAAGCTGATCCCTAGTGATCGACTGTAATCTAATCCTGCAGGAAGTGTTCGGTTTCTCTGTAGCGCCACCACAGTGAATACATGGTATTACACAGTGCTCGCTCAAATTAGGTCCTTCAGGGCGAGAGACGCTCCAGATGAGGATTCcgaccacagcccccccccccctataggtGAGATTAGGACATTAGACTGACCGCTACGCTTCTTGTACAGTCCCCCACCATCCAAATGACATACCTGTGTTGTAGGCTGTGGACATGGCAGAGAACGGCAGTCCATGATGTGACAGTAAACTGGGTGTCGCCACCGATACGACCGGCGTGGTCAAGGAGTGAGCATGGTGTGTGTTCTGCTGAGAGGGGAGAAAAGGATAGACAATGGTTGACTCGGGAAGAGGACTCCCATTATCCACCACACCATGCAGGAGAGGGCCTTCCAACCCACAATGATATAACTATTAACCTCATGCATATCTAGACACAATGGCCGCTGAGATATACTTTATTACACTTCTCTGGTGGAGATCCTTGACCTCCCACACACCCTCAGCAGTTCCTTGGTGGAGGCAGCCGAGGCtgcgaattccccccccccccccaggagatCAGACAATGAGCCTTTCATGCCCCTGGATCCTCACACATCCATGGTGTGAATAAGAAGGCAtacttcctccagacatgacaaaAAGAACGCCCCCACCCTCCTTCCCCTGCTCATGTGACTAACAGTAATGGAAAAACTGACCCATAGGAATCTTATGGGTATATGTACAGTATTAACATCATGGAGGCAAGAGACATGAGAAACCTCATCATCATACAGGTTAGGTTTTAAATTAAGGAACTGGCCACTAGGGGACAATGTTCCGCCAGCGAGAACTTCACTAAGACTACACAGAGGTAACAGCAGACACAGGATTCACACTCGGCCATGAGAGCAAAGCAAGCAGAGACACTCACCATTTCCAGATCCTCCGCCTGGATGCAAAAAGCAGAGTattgaaaaagagagagaaatgtGGCCTGTTAGACGGAGAAACTGAACACAAAAGAAGCTGGCCAGAATGAACACGGTACAAGCTACACAACTACTAGACACAAACCTAAAGTGGAACTCCCGCAAATAGGAGTTTCCCACAGTCTGAATATTTTTATCCCCAGTCTTCCCGCTTTTCTAGAAGTCATACCAATGATATCATATGTCTTTATGCACTTGTCCTTTAAATTAAAGGGGAGATCTATATCACTaaaaagtctatttttttttccatttttcccaTTTCTCCTGCTTTCCCAACACTAATTTGGTGTAAAGGGTGTAGTAGAGAGATTCTGAGGCGCAGGAGAGGGCATCAAAGTTTTACCCCATCTACTACTGTTGGTAATATTAGTCATTCTGTGACATGGTGGTCACACGAGAAGATTTAGAAAACCTCTCTTTGttacccatggcaaccaatcacaacTTTCGAGCACTAGAAGAAGCAAAAGTTGTGCTGTGATTGCCGGGTATGGGCAGCAAAGCCAGATTTCTTCTGCATAGTGTTAAGGACAGCTTTGTACTATACTGCCTGATGTCACTGTCTCTGTTGCCAGtgccaaccaatcacagcacaactTTGACTTTTGAAGAAGAACTAAAATGAATACAAGCTGtactgtgattggctgctatacaccccccccccccctattatcaGATCCCTGCAGCCCCGACACATTCATAGCCATTCTGTTAGGACTCCCCCTACTCACCAAGTGATGCATTAACCCCTTGCCGCCTTGTGAGGTGATAACGCGCAGGTCTGGTTTGCGGCTGTTGGCTCCGAGCTGATTGTTCTGGGATGGAGGCGGAGGGGATTTGGCTGGGATGACTTTACCCAGGGTGTTCCTGTTCGATACCGTTATGAGGCCCGTAGAGGCTCGCGCACTGATGTAGCCATTGCCTACAGAATTGGGAAGGAAGAGGGGAAAAGAGAAGTTCCTTTATAACAAACTGTGTGATgtggcggcagccattttgtaaaaaaaaataaaaaaaataaaataaaaaataaacttgttgtccatagcaaccaattagagttTAATTTCTCACAGTGCTCTTGCAATGTGATGGATATCACTGTCctgtcaaaatggctgcctctgTCTATACAAGAACATGCCTTGTCGCTAGGTGCTTTTTCAATTAACTTTATTGACACAATGTACACGAGGGTCAGCAGGCTTTAACTCTGCACCAGTCTGGTAAGCGTGAAGCAGGGATGAGGTGTCTGCCGAGAGGCCGTTCcctcggggtcctccagccatacTCCAGTTTCCTGCAGCGGGCAGGAAGAATGTAAGGAATGCTGGGTGACGTCAATGGTGACATTCATAGAACCGGCCCCGCCAGAATGTGCAACAGCTGATGGGGATCCCACAGCCCACAGGGGGGCACAGACTTTTCAGATTGGCCAGGAATAGGAGGACTGCTTTGTTTAAAGGGGAAacctcaatggaggacggatccgttttctattgtgtcagagaaaacggatctgtccccattgacttgcattgtggctcatgacagatctgtcttgctccacatcccagcttGCTGCGATTTGCTCTCcaatatgggaacgcaaccaaacggaacggaatgcaaaacggaagcgttcttttccccggtattgagaccctatgacggatatcaataccggaaaatagaaacgctagtgtgaaagtagcctaagtcagtcTCCATCCCTCATCTCGctgctgtaaacatggttccCAGTAAGTTCCCTAGTCAGTCTCCTCCACTCCTCTCATCAATTATATCATCGCAAGTTCACTAGTCAGTCTCATTCTCCATCTGACAGCTGTAATAGTCTGTCtccttttccctctggattctgtAAATATAGTGCCCAAATCATCACTAAGCCAGCCTTCTTTCCCCTCTGGCAACTGTAAACATAGTCTCCAGTAAGGTACCCAGTCAGTCCTCTTCAATATAGTCCTCCGGAAGGTATCTAGTCAGTCTCCTCCCCCATCTGGCAGTTATAAATACAGATTCCCTGCCAGATAGATAACTTTACCATGGATTCTTGAACAGTCATAAGAACAAGCACTTGCTCTCCAGCAGTGATCTCCTCAGCTTTCCTCTTGCACAGACGCCATTTTGTTTTGTGCGCCATTTTCTagcaaaagtaataataatactGCACTACATAACGTGAAATGTACATAGACGGTGTCTATACCTGGGCCTGACACACCTCCAGTCCTGCACCAGCAGCCTGCTGCACTCGACTACACTAATTACAGGGCTCTGTAGATGAGCTGCTAATTACCCCAGCTAATACACGCCCACCGGCCGGATAACGAAGCACTGCTCCCAGGGGGAGAGGTAGACAAGACGCAACGAATGCCAGTACAGATggggaaggagaaggacctccatatTAAATTACTCCTTATAGGACTGCACTGTCACAGGGAGACCCCCTAGACTAGAGGATACCCAATGTACACAATTCTGACAGAGGTGGTGTTGTCTGCCTCCTCGTTAACGGGCCGTGGGGGGTGCATGTTCCACCTCCATCCGTCTCTGACCCATTTCTCTCCTTACATCAAGTTGCCCCCCAGCCACATATAGTCCTGTCTTCCTAAAACCACAGGCACAGGTCTCAAAGGAGAGCACCATCCACTAAAACACTGTGCTGCTGGAATCCTTCCAAATACTTTGCCGCgcttggaaaatgtaaaaaaactgtTGTTTTTTAATATCCGATTCCTAGGTGGAGATACGATCCTTTGAATTCACAGGCCCGGGGCTGCACCTGAGAGAAATCAAGAGACGTGTTGTTCTGAAAATCCCTCAGGCTTTGGGCCTCTAACGTCAAGTGATCATATCTCGGCCTAGGAATAAGATATTAAAAAACGGCTTTTGCATTCTTAATATTCATGAAAGGGTCTTTTTGATTTTCTCCTTTAACGTGTCTACCCTGCGCGTAGTGGGCGGAGTCAGGGTCAGGACCACCTAAGAAGGATCCCAAGACAACACCGTCCTGTCACTGGGCTACCCTGGGGTCAAACAGGTCAGTAATCCTACCCGCCATGCAGAGCAGTGAGGGATCAGTGGCGCCACACTCACCTACAGGGCTTGGACAGGTTCCATTAGAATTGTTAAGGTCTCCCCTGAGCATCGCTCCTATAGATACAAAGAGAGCAGGTGAGTAACGCGAAGTCCACGCCATAGACGTGCCTACTACGTCCCGATACTCACTTACCTGCGCTGGCTGGCCTCTGAGGTAGCCCCGGAGACACTGTGTTTCTCTGCAGGGTCGGTGGCTGCGGTGACAGGAGCCGGGGGTCCGTGAGCGAGGCCGTCATCAGAGACTGTGTGaccatggggaaaaaataaacgaaccagcacctccacaataag
The sequence above is drawn from the Bufo bufo chromosome 11, aBufBuf1.1, whole genome shotgun sequence genome and encodes:
- the LOC120981471 gene encoding myocyte-specific enhancer factor 2D homolog, translated to MLPFIGCQSSNLVLYLQSAVPAPNFAMPVTVPVTNQNALQFSNPGGSLVTQSLMTASLTDPRLLSPQPPTLQRNTVSPGLPQRPASAGAMLRGDLNNSNGTCPSPVGNGYISARASTGLITVSNRNTLGKVIPAKSPPPPSQNNQLGANSRKPDLRVITSQGGKGLMHHLAEDLEMQNTHHAHSLTTPVVSVATPSLLSHHGLPFSAMSTAYNTDYQLTSADLASLSTFSSPGTLSLGNMSTWHQQQHHQAHQMVPVSLSNLISSGQLPHTATLTVNTNPNISIKKEPLSPNRERSTGTPLTSYPHQARHEATGRSPVDSLSSNASSFEGNDREDARVDYTSSLGLLRPSSDVEGESPSVKRMRLDAWVT